One region of Peromyscus eremicus chromosome 4, PerEre_H2_v1, whole genome shotgun sequence genomic DNA includes:
- the Ccdc32 gene encoding coiled-coil domain-containing protein 32: MKMFESLDSSATKSGRDLWAEICSCLPRPAQEDAASNAFSDSFLDSCPAGEGHTEAADSAVKPSVKPWAPLHDSEVYLASLEKKLRRIKGLNEEVTSKDMLRTLAQAKKECWDRFLQEKLASEFFVDGLDSDESTLEHFKRWLQPDKVAISTEEVQFLIPPELQAEKPEAGDKPAAGEQ, translated from the exons ATGAAAATGTTTGAGAGTCTTGACTCTTCAGCTACAAAGTCTGGCCGGGACCTCTGGGCTGAAATCTGTTCTTGTCTGCCACGTCCTGCCCAAGAAGACGCTGCCAGCAACGCCTTCTCGGACTCCTTTCTGGATTCATGCCCTGCAGGTGAAGGCCATACAGAGGCAGCGGACTCTGCTGTAAAGCCATCTGTAAAGCCCTGGGCTCCTTTGCATGATTCAGAAGTGTATTTAGCATCTCTAG agAAGAAACTAAGAAGAATCAAAGGTTTAAATGAGGAAGTAACTTCCAAGGACATGCTTCGAACTCTGGCCCAAGCTAAGAAGGAATGCTGGGATCGATTTCTCCAAGAGAAGTTAGCGTCCGAGTTTTTCGTGGATGGCCTTGATTCTGATGAGAG CACCTTGGAACATTTCAAACGGTGGCTTCAGCCAGATAAAGTTGCCATCAGCACAGAGGAGGTCCAGTTTCTCATCCCTCCAGAGTTGCAGGCTGAGAAGCCAGAGGCCGGGGACAAGCCAGCGGCAGGAGAACAATAA
- the Rpusd2 gene encoding pseudouridylate synthase RPUSD2 translates to MTPSDCDPGAVGLAVMWRGVPVCLRILLQWRLALWSHSFARTWGGCREAMAEALCTQAEAAGELKALGQQNGDSGGDGGGEPLPEGLEPPAAGEQVPAPVANSGKRKKRRGAAGERVVPPPKKRRTGVSFGDEHFAETTYYFEGGLRKVRPYYFDFQTYCKGRWVGRSLLHVFSTEFRSQPLAYYEAAVRAGRLHLNEEPVQDLSIVLKDNDFLRNTVHRHEPPVTAEPIRLLAENEDVVVIDKPSSIPVHPCGRFRHNTVIFILGKEHQLKELHPLHRLDRLTSGVLMFAKTVAVSEKIHEQVRDRQLEKEYVCRVEGEFPDKEVTCKEPILVVSYKVGVCRVDPRGKPCETVFQRLSYNGHSSVVQCRPLTGRTHQIRVHLQFLGHPILNDPIYNSAAWGPSRGQGGHIPKTDEELLRDLVAEHQAKESLNVLDLCEGDLASGLMDSTAPSSELAKGSLEELATVAQKRDGVAEAGSQDLDTPEKTAKADVTNQETDPLCAECRVLRQDPLPQDLVMFLHALRYKGPDFEYVSPMPVWAQDDWQED, encoded by the exons ATGACGCCATCAGATTGCGACCCTGGGGCAGTTGGCCTCGCTGTCATGTGGCGGGGTGTTCCCGTCTGCCTCCGAATCCTTCTGCAGTGGCGGCTGGCGCTCTGGTCCCACAGCTTTGCCAGGACTTGGGGTGGCTGTAGGGAGGCGATGGCCGAGGCGCTCTGTACCCAGGCCGAGGCAGCGGGCGAGTTGAAGGCTCTGGGTCAGCAAAATGGAGACTCCGGTGGTGACGGGGGCGGAGAGCCGCTCCCCGAGGGCCTGGAGCCGCCGGCGGCGGGGGAACAGGTCCCAGCTCCAGTCGCCAACTCAGGCAAGAGGAAGAAGCGGCGAGGCGCCGCCGGGGAACGGGTCGTGCCGCCCCCGAAGAAACGGCGGACTGGGGTCAGCTTTGGCGATGAGCACTTTGCAGAGACCACCTACTACTTCGAGGGCGGCCTGCGCAAGGTGCGGCCCTATTACTTTGACTTCCAGACCTACTGTAAAGGTCGCTGGGTGGGCCGCAGCTTGTTGCACGTCTTCAGCACCGAGTTCCGATCCCAGCCACTGGCGTACTACGAGGCTGCAGTCCGGGCGGGACGCCTGCATCTCAACGAGGAACCAGTTCAGGACCTCAGCATCGTGCTCAAG GACAACGACTTCCTGCGgaacacggtgcacagacatgaaCCACCAGTCACAGCAGAGCCTATTCGCCTGCTAGCTGAGAACGAAGACGTGGTTGTTATAGACAAGCCGTCCTCCATTCCTGTCCACCCCTGTGGCCGTTTCCGACACAACACGGTCATCTTCATCCTAGGCAAGGAGCACCAGCTGAAGGAGCTGCACCCGCTGCATCGGCTCGATCGCCTCACCTCAGGAGTGCTCATGTTTGCCAAGACGGTTGCAGTCTCGGAGAAGATCCATGAGCAAGTTCGGGACCGGCAG CTGGAGAAGGAGTACGTATGCCGAGTTGAAGGGGAGTTCCCTGACAAGGAGGTAACTTGCAAGGAACCCATCTTAGTGGTGTCTTACAAGGTAGGAGTGTGCCGTGTAGATCCCCGGGGCAAGCCCTGTGAGACTGTGTTCCAGAGACTGAGCTACAATGGCCACTCTAGTGTGGTACAGTGCCGACCACTTACAGGCCGTACTCACCAGATCCGAGTCCACCTCCAGTTCCTGGGCCATCCCATCCTCAATGACCCCATCTACAATTCAGCTGCCTGGGGTCCTTCTCGAGGCCAGGGTGGCCACATTCCAAAGACAGATGAGGAACTTCTCCGGGACCTGGTTGCAGAACATCAGGCCAAAGAAAGCCTGAATGTGCTAGATCTCTGTGAGGGTGACCTGGCCTCAGGACTCATGGACTCCACTGCCCCCTCTTCAGAGTTGGCCAAGGGCAGCCTGGAAGAGTTGGCTACAGTAGCCCAGAAGAGAGATGGAGTAGCTGAGGCAGGCTCTCAGGATCTGGACACACCAGAGAAGACAGCTAAAGCAGATGTAACGAATCAAGAGACAGACCCACTCTGTGCAGAGTGCCGGGTGTTGCGACAGGATCCCTTGCCCCAAGATCTTGTGATGTTCCTGCATGCCCTCCGCTATAAAGGGCCAGACTTCGAGTATGTCTCACCCATGCCAGTCTGGGCCCAGGATGACTGGCAGGAGGACTGA